In a single window of the Microbacterium sp. SL75 genome:
- a CDS encoding beta-ketoacyl-[acyl-carrier-protein] synthase family protein, with amino-acid sequence MSERIVVTGMGVVTPIGSTVATFWSALLSGHCGVRDIDGFEVSDLGTRFAGQVDDADYHPLVPAKVRRRVDRFVAMALAAAVQAAGQSGLDEKVDPARLGVCVGTSAGPLATNAEASAALAVGGAHELRRRLPYLAASGSMGGAAAEIARALDARGPSLTVSTECSSGANAIGLATALLRARVADVMVCGASDATVTRLSMASMSIVGALSERNDAPSRACRPFDADRDGFVLGEGSAMLVLETETHARRRGVQPLAEVLGFGAATDIAHATAPDADGRGAVAAMHAALVDADLESASIDLFSAHATGTRLNDPVELDAFRAVFADDAPSIPIYGIKPLTGHTVAAAGAIEAVALILSLREGVVPATANCDDPIDRELDIVRGENRRITARRGMSTSFGFGGQCAALVLAASSGLDDTGATSSRGGGVA; translated from the coding sequence ATGTCTGAGCGGATCGTGGTCACGGGGATGGGGGTCGTGACGCCGATCGGATCCACCGTCGCGACGTTCTGGTCGGCGCTTCTCTCAGGACACTGCGGCGTTCGCGACATCGACGGATTCGAGGTGAGCGACCTCGGAACGCGTTTCGCGGGTCAGGTCGACGACGCCGACTACCACCCCCTCGTGCCGGCCAAGGTCAGACGACGTGTGGACCGGTTCGTGGCGATGGCCCTCGCCGCAGCCGTTCAGGCGGCCGGGCAGAGCGGACTCGATGAGAAGGTCGACCCCGCGCGCCTCGGAGTCTGCGTCGGCACGTCTGCCGGTCCCCTTGCGACGAATGCGGAGGCGAGCGCGGCACTTGCCGTCGGCGGTGCGCACGAGCTGCGGCGTCGGTTGCCCTACCTGGCCGCCAGCGGATCGATGGGCGGCGCGGCCGCCGAGATCGCGAGAGCCCTCGACGCCCGGGGACCGTCTCTGACCGTCTCCACCGAGTGCTCCAGCGGAGCCAACGCCATAGGGCTGGCGACGGCCCTGCTGCGGGCACGGGTCGCCGACGTGATGGTCTGCGGCGCGTCCGACGCCACGGTCACCCGGCTCTCGATGGCGAGCATGTCGATCGTCGGCGCGCTCTCGGAGCGAAACGACGCCCCGTCCCGGGCCTGCCGTCCCTTCGACGCCGACCGCGATGGATTCGTGCTGGGCGAGGGGAGCGCGATGCTCGTTCTCGAGACGGAGACCCACGCCCGTCGGCGAGGGGTGCAGCCGCTCGCCGAGGTCCTCGGATTCGGCGCCGCCACCGACATCGCTCACGCGACCGCCCCCGATGCCGACGGACGGGGCGCCGTCGCAGCGATGCACGCGGCCCTGGTCGACGCGGATCTCGAGAGCGCCTCGATCGATCTCTTCAGCGCGCACGCGACCGGTACCCGCCTGAACGATCCGGTCGAGCTCGACGCGTTCCGCGCCGTCTTCGCCGACGACGCCCCCTCCATCCCCATCTACGGAATCAAGCCGCTCACCGGTCACACGGTCGCCGCGGCCGGCGCGATCGAGGCCGTCGCGCTCATCCTTTCGCTGCGCGAGGGCGTCGTTCCCGCCACCGCCAACTGCGACGATCCCATCGATCGCGAGCTGGACATCGTCCGCGGCGAGAACCGCCGGATCACCGCTCGACGCGGAATGTCGACATCGTTCGGATTCGGTGGGCAGTGCGCAGCTCTGGTGCTGGCGGCATCCTCCGGCCTCGACGATACGGGCGCGACGTCATCGAGGGGCGGGGGCGTCGCATGA
- a CDS encoding class III lanthipeptide has product MSILDLQKLETARETADGFAAVSSISTHCF; this is encoded by the coding sequence ATGTCGATCCTCGATCTGCAGAAGCTGGAGACGGCTCGAGAGACCGCCGACGGCTTCGCCGCGGTGAGCAGCATCAGCACCCACTGCTTCTGA
- a CDS encoding class III lanthipeptide: MQAILNLQKLEAATDVSAMAASTVSNHCVR, from the coding sequence ATGCAGGCGATCCTCAACCTCCAGAAGCTCGAGGCGGCCACCGACGTCTCGGCCATGGCCGCGAGCACGGTCAGCAATCACTGCGTCCGCTGA
- a CDS encoding acyl carrier protein yields the protein MTPDDVIAGLRAFLADMLDLAPESIRPESTLFDDLDVDSLSVLELAVFSEETYDVDLEPLLREAHTAGNRAEVTLAWLADRIVAARSPAPSQPEAAS from the coding sequence ATGACCCCCGACGACGTCATCGCAGGGCTTCGCGCCTTTCTCGCCGACATGCTCGACCTCGCGCCGGAGTCGATCCGGCCGGAGAGCACCCTCTTCGACGATCTGGATGTCGATTCACTGTCGGTCCTGGAACTCGCCGTCTTCTCGGAAGAGACCTACGACGTCGATCTCGAGCCCCTCCTGCGCGAAGCGCACACGGCGGGTAACCGCGCCGAGGTGACTCTGGCGTGGCTCGCGGATCGGATCGTCGCCGCCCGCAGCCCCGCGCCCTCGCAACCCGAGGCGGCGTCATGA
- a CDS encoding ribonucleotide-diphosphate reductase subunit beta translates to MVRWSTLVESASFDQLGTLDASDISDHANLLAERRLRPRDLYRRWEEQQWSADAVRLDRDRDTFQTRLPRTLRRQLEATISTFIVGEYTGLDLLAPVQLGAPDEEDLIFLGTQVADEARHARLMFRVGHEVLGYDPDPTIMLRQAWELAEQEHRDLALLEGEIMRASVANPRDYEKWLRCVTLFHLVTEGVLAVSGQRSIVRALGKTDLLPGIRSAFAAMCRDESRHISFGLHALRTGIREGHAEAIYDVLERAMPLALVLTDRLQPTSAFLAADSHEARAATQTGVDSFLRGMRWIGADPAFTRHVVDRARVVAPERIEGRHVREHTGRVAAPIERNPS, encoded by the coding sequence ATGGTTCGTTGGAGCACGCTGGTCGAGTCGGCATCGTTCGATCAGCTCGGCACACTCGATGCGAGCGACATCTCCGATCACGCCAACCTGCTGGCAGAACGTCGCCTTCGCCCGCGCGATCTGTACCGGCGCTGGGAGGAACAGCAGTGGTCGGCGGACGCCGTTCGTCTCGATCGTGATCGCGACACGTTTCAGACCCGCCTGCCGCGCACGCTGAGGCGTCAGCTCGAAGCCACGATCTCGACGTTCATCGTCGGCGAGTACACGGGGCTCGACCTGCTCGCGCCCGTCCAGCTCGGTGCGCCCGATGAAGAGGATCTGATCTTCCTCGGCACCCAGGTCGCCGACGAAGCCCGTCACGCACGCCTGATGTTCCGCGTCGGTCACGAAGTGCTGGGGTATGACCCCGACCCGACGATCATGCTGCGGCAGGCCTGGGAACTGGCGGAGCAAGAGCACCGGGATCTCGCGCTCCTCGAAGGCGAGATCATGCGGGCGAGTGTCGCGAATCCCCGCGACTACGAGAAGTGGCTGCGGTGCGTCACCCTCTTCCACCTCGTGACCGAAGGCGTCCTCGCGGTGAGCGGTCAGCGCTCGATCGTGCGTGCCCTGGGGAAGACCGACCTGCTCCCCGGCATCCGCTCCGCCTTCGCGGCGATGTGTCGAGACGAGTCACGCCACATCAGCTTCGGTCTGCACGCGCTGCGGACGGGCATCCGAGAGGGCCACGCCGAGGCGATCTACGACGTGCTCGAGAGGGCCATGCCGCTCGCGCTCGTCCTCACCGACCGGCTGCAGCCCACCTCGGCCTTCCTCGCGGCGGACTCCCACGAGGCGCGCGCCGCGACGCAGACCGGCGTCGACTCGTTCCTGCGGGGTATGCGGTGGATCGGAGCCGACCCCGCTTTCACCCGCCACGTGGTCGACCGGGCACGGGTGGTCGCGCCCGAACGCATCGAGGGCCGGCACGTACGAGAGCACACCGGGCGCGTCGCCGCCCCGATCGAGAGGAACCCCTCATGA
- a CDS encoding helix-turn-helix domain-containing protein, whose protein sequence is MVRQKKTPHPFDAYLGTAIRASRTRRGMTRETLARRTGIALSNLKRREDGVNETSVSELERIAAVLQVPTTEIVGMALVDYSGGGGAQDGLQMLLESMSEASPIVDDEDNVTYIGRTAPGLRDAANTDERTTTD, encoded by the coding sequence ATGGTCCGGCAGAAGAAGACGCCCCACCCCTTCGACGCGTATCTCGGCACCGCCATCCGGGCCTCACGCACGCGGCGGGGCATGACGCGCGAAACCCTCGCTCGACGCACCGGGATCGCCCTGTCGAATCTCAAGCGGCGCGAAGACGGCGTGAACGAGACGTCCGTCTCGGAACTCGAGCGAATCGCCGCGGTCCTGCAGGTGCCGACGACCGAGATCGTGGGCATGGCACTGGTCGACTACAGCGGCGGCGGCGGCGCGCAGGACGGGCTCCAGATGCTACTCGAGTCGATGTCGGAGGCCTCCCCTATCGTCGACGACGAAGACAACGTGACCTACATCGGTCGCACCGCGCCCGGTCTCCGCGACGCCGCCAACACCGACGAGCGGACGACCACCGACTGA
- a CDS encoding ImmA/IrrE family metallo-endopeptidase: MRQLLAHAAHLGVTVHVAHLPEPYRGFYDHERRRVVYDFGLTPIERACVLAHELGHAFHAHQGRDDPAAEAAADAYAAALLVDPAHYARLESIGLSPGEVAEELGVTVKMLRAFVEHHLVRVHGAAYTRPRLGRDQHDHLARWAS; this comes from the coding sequence ATGCGGCAGCTCCTCGCCCACGCGGCGCACCTCGGCGTCACCGTCCACGTCGCCCACCTTCCCGAACCGTATCGAGGGTTCTACGATCACGAGCGGCGCCGAGTCGTCTACGACTTCGGCCTCACTCCCATCGAACGCGCGTGCGTCCTCGCGCACGAACTCGGTCATGCGTTCCACGCGCACCAAGGGCGCGACGATCCCGCCGCAGAAGCCGCGGCCGACGCGTACGCTGCCGCCCTGCTCGTCGATCCCGCGCACTACGCCCGGCTCGAATCGATCGGGCTGAGTCCCGGCGAGGTCGCCGAAGAGCTGGGGGTCACGGTCAAGATGCTTCGGGCCTTCGTCGAACACCACCTCGTCCGCGTCCACGGCGCCGCGTACACACGACCGCGTCTCGGGCGGGACCAGCACGATCATCTCGCACGCTGGGCGTCGTGA
- a CDS encoding NRDE family protein — MCTVVIDVPTAPGEPVRVLAVRDEDRDRPWRGIGPWWPERDGVVGVRDDRAGGAWLAVDPTARRLAVLLNREDLSDRRDDEVVSRGSVPLDAVGAGIPNRPATRGFNLVEVDATGAHLVEWDGVVSRRTALTPGTHMVAHHAVDDPGTPRIARWLGAFREAGLANGSDWWMPWLGVIEKSTREPEASVLRRDAHDGLVLESLLVCVASIGPEGVDLREGTLAEPGRWDEGLVDALRDRIPLARPPRTARGEAPQ; from the coding sequence ATGTGCACCGTCGTGATCGACGTCCCCACCGCTCCCGGCGAACCCGTGCGGGTGCTCGCCGTCCGCGACGAGGACCGCGATCGCCCCTGGCGCGGCATCGGACCCTGGTGGCCCGAGCGCGACGGCGTCGTGGGCGTGCGAGACGACCGCGCCGGCGGTGCCTGGCTCGCAGTCGATCCGACCGCTCGGCGGCTGGCGGTGCTGCTCAATCGCGAGGATCTCTCCGACCGCCGCGACGATGAGGTCGTCAGCCGAGGCAGCGTTCCCCTCGACGCGGTGGGGGCCGGCATCCCGAACCGTCCCGCCACCCGCGGCTTCAATCTCGTGGAGGTGGATGCCACGGGCGCGCACCTCGTGGAGTGGGACGGCGTCGTCTCGCGTCGCACGGCGCTGACCCCCGGCACGCACATGGTCGCCCATCACGCCGTCGACGACCCGGGCACCCCGCGGATCGCGCGCTGGCTGGGCGCCTTTCGCGAGGCCGGCCTGGCGAACGGATCGGACTGGTGGATGCCCTGGCTCGGTGTGATCGAGAAGTCGACGCGCGAGCCCGAGGCGTCGGTCCTGCGCCGAGACGCCCACGACGGGCTCGTGCTCGAGTCGCTTCTGGTCTGTGTCGCGAGCATCGGCCCCGAGGGAGTGGACCTGCGCGAAGGGACGCTCGCGGAGCCGGGGCGGTGGGACGAGGGCCTCGTCGACGCTCTGCGCGATCGCATCCCCCTCGCGCGTCCGCCCCGAACCGCTCGCGGTGAAGCGCCGCAGTAA
- the coaBC gene encoding bifunctional phosphopantothenoylcysteine decarboxylase/phosphopantothenate--cysteine ligase CoaBC translates to MFVVVGVTGGIAAYKTVSLVRLLVKAGHDVHVIPTEDALRFVGLPTWESLSRNPVTTSVHDDVARVRHVALGQSADLVIVAPATANTLAAMTAGLASDLLGTTLLATTAPVVVAPAMHTEMWRHPATVHNMDVLRSRGVHVVGPTDGVLTGGDSGPGRMSEPEEIAAAALALVQRARDFEGVSIVVSAGGTREPIDPVRFLGNRSSGRQGVAIARAAADRGARVTLVAAHLDADTRPDPRVEVIAAGTADELGQAMDAVAPDADVIVMAAAVADYSVAAVSEHKLRKQDSPGGLSLELRENRDIVAGLVAARPAGQTIVAFAAETVADDAELLERARTKAARKGVDLLAANAVGWTRGFEASDNELMIVDAAGEVISTVSGSKDDTAHAVLDAILVARGR, encoded by the coding sequence ATGTTCGTCGTCGTGGGAGTGACCGGGGGCATCGCCGCCTACAAGACCGTGAGCCTCGTGCGCCTGCTCGTCAAGGCGGGGCATGACGTGCACGTCATCCCCACCGAGGACGCGCTGCGCTTCGTCGGCCTGCCGACGTGGGAGTCGCTCAGCCGCAACCCGGTCACGACCTCGGTGCACGACGACGTCGCGCGCGTCCGTCACGTCGCCCTGGGCCAGTCCGCGGATCTGGTGATCGTGGCTCCCGCCACCGCGAACACCCTGGCCGCGATGACGGCGGGATTGGCCTCCGACCTGCTCGGCACGACCCTTCTCGCCACGACCGCACCGGTGGTCGTCGCCCCCGCGATGCACACCGAGATGTGGCGGCATCCGGCCACCGTCCACAACATGGACGTCCTGCGCTCTCGCGGCGTGCACGTGGTCGGCCCGACCGACGGCGTGCTCACCGGCGGCGACTCGGGCCCCGGACGCATGTCGGAGCCCGAAGAGATCGCGGCCGCAGCCCTTGCCCTGGTGCAACGAGCGCGCGACTTCGAGGGAGTCTCGATCGTCGTGAGCGCCGGGGGCACCCGCGAGCCCATCGACCCCGTTCGCTTCCTCGGCAACCGCTCGAGCGGACGACAGGGCGTGGCGATCGCGCGGGCCGCCGCCGACCGAGGCGCCCGTGTGACCCTGGTCGCCGCGCACCTCGACGCCGATACCCGTCCCGATCCTCGCGTCGAGGTGATCGCCGCCGGCACCGCCGACGAACTCGGACAGGCGATGGATGCCGTGGCACCCGACGCCGACGTCATCGTCATGGCCGCGGCGGTCGCCGACTACTCCGTCGCCGCGGTGTCGGAGCACAAGCTCCGCAAACAGGACTCCCCCGGCGGACTCTCCCTCGAGCTGCGGGAGAACCGGGACATCGTCGCGGGGCTCGTGGCCGCTCGCCCAGCGGGGCAGACGATCGTGGCGTTCGCCGCTGAGACGGTCGCCGACGACGCCGAGCTTCTCGAGCGCGCCCGAACCAAGGCCGCGCGGAAGGGCGTCGATCTTCTGGCCGCGAACGCCGTGGGGTGGACTCGCGGGTTCGAGGCGTCCGACAACGAGCTCATGATCGTCGACGCCGCCGGCGAGGTCATCTCGACGGTGTCGGGTTCGAAGGACGACACCGCTCACGCGGTGCTCGACGCGATTCTGGTGGCGCGAGGCCGCTGA
- a CDS encoding peroxiredoxin-like family protein: MSTPSIAQQVDDFNVGFESQIGDRLATVFSDEQSDLRAAGVPTGALGEGDAAPDADLVTADGATITFSSVLGGTATVVVFYRGAWCPYCNITLRTYQQSLLPTLEERGAQLVAISPQTADGTAQSQSNGSLGFAVLSDPGNVLADRFGIVTEPSAHAQEAHTELGFAVSDSNADATARVPFPSVYVIDRAGRIRFADVHVDYTSRTEVADIVGAVDRLEES, encoded by the coding sequence ATGTCCACACCATCCATCGCCCAGCAGGTCGACGACTTCAACGTCGGCTTCGAATCACAGATCGGCGATCGCCTCGCCACGGTCTTCTCCGACGAGCAGAGCGACCTCCGCGCAGCCGGTGTGCCGACCGGTGCCCTCGGCGAGGGTGACGCGGCTCCCGACGCCGACCTGGTGACCGCCGACGGCGCGACGATCACGTTTTCGTCCGTCCTCGGCGGTACGGCAACCGTCGTCGTCTTCTACCGAGGCGCGTGGTGTCCGTACTGCAACATCACGCTGCGCACCTACCAGCAGAGCCTTCTGCCGACGCTCGAGGAGCGCGGCGCGCAGCTCGTCGCGATCTCGCCCCAGACCGCCGACGGCACCGCGCAGAGCCAGAGCAACGGCTCCCTCGGCTTCGCGGTTCTCTCCGACCCTGGTAACGTCCTGGCCGACCGGTTCGGCATCGTCACCGAACCGAGCGCGCACGCCCAGGAGGCGCACACGGAGCTCGGATTCGCCGTCTCGGACAGCAACGCCGACGCGACGGCGCGCGTGCCCTTCCCTTCGGTCTACGTGATCGATCGGGCCGGACGCATCCGCTTCGCAGATGTCCACGTCGACTACACCTCGCGAACGGAGGTCGCCGACATCGTCGGGGCCGTCGACCGTCTCGAAGAGAGCTGA
- a CDS encoding DUF2510 domain-containing protein: protein MTDTPTPPDGWYPDPAGGGGLRRWNGTSWTDEVRSAAGDQAVPNESVHDASSSNAPVDASGQDTPGRDGSHDASSSNASVDASGQDAPGGDGLHDDDAASLTASEPVAHPPHEGATLDRAPHAPNDSATSTPAGAGYTAASAGVPPVTPPVAPSAAPAYTSAPAFPSVPSYPAAPAYGAAAAAGADYGAAPGYPSAPPVAYDTAAPRRDIKTNTVWIWLMVFLPVLSLLGVVIFDWSSYFRDAFYAGVYSYDSGPASMAGTNAATTLIAVVSSVVSLVVSALTVLFAFLDWRQLRARGVDRPFHWAFSFFVLAIGSGLVYIIGRGVILRRRTGSGLAPIWASIAVNVAVIIAFIVWIIVLISQLTTMISEFSSSYGY, encoded by the coding sequence ATGACTGACACTCCCACTCCGCCCGACGGCTGGTATCCCGACCCCGCGGGAGGCGGCGGTCTGCGCCGCTGGAACGGCACGAGCTGGACCGATGAGGTGCGCTCCGCCGCCGGTGACCAGGCAGTGCCGAACGAGTCGGTGCACGACGCCTCTTCGTCGAATGCCCCGGTCGACGCCTCCGGCCAGGACACGCCCGGCCGTGACGGCTCACACGACGCCTCTTCGTCGAACGCTTCTGTCGACGCCTCCGGCCAGGATGCGCCCGGCGGTGACGGCTTACACGACGACGACGCCGCCTCGCTCACCGCGTCCGAGCCCGTCGCCCACCCGCCGCATGAGGGCGCAACGCTCGACCGCGCGCCGCATGCGCCGAACGACTCCGCAACCTCGACCCCCGCGGGTGCTGGATACACCGCGGCCAGCGCGGGTGTTCCGCCGGTGACACCGCCCGTTGCTCCGTCCGCGGCGCCGGCGTACACGTCGGCTCCTGCTTTCCCCAGTGTCCCGTCGTACCCCGCCGCTCCGGCGTACGGTGCGGCCGCCGCCGCAGGCGCAGACTACGGCGCGGCCCCGGGCTACCCGAGCGCACCCCCGGTCGCCTACGACACCGCCGCGCCCCGCCGCGACATCAAGACCAACACCGTGTGGATATGGCTGATGGTCTTCCTGCCGGTGCTCAGTCTGCTCGGCGTGGTCATCTTCGACTGGTCGTCGTACTTCCGCGACGCCTTCTACGCCGGTGTGTACTCGTACGATTCCGGCCCCGCGTCGATGGCAGGCACCAACGCGGCGACCACGCTGATCGCCGTGGTGTCGTCCGTGGTGAGCCTGGTGGTCTCCGCGCTCACGGTGCTGTTCGCCTTCCTCGACTGGCGTCAGCTGCGCGCCCGTGGCGTCGATCGCCCGTTCCACTGGGCTTTCAGCTTCTTCGTGCTGGCGATCGGCTCGGGCCTGGTCTACATCATCGGGCGCGGTGTCATCCTGCGTCGCCGCACCGGTTCCGGCCTCGCCCCGATCTGGGCGTCCATCGCCGTCAACGTCGCCGTGATCATCGCGTTCATCGTCTGGATCATCGTGCTGATCTCACAGCTGACGACCATGATCAGCGAGTTCTCCAGCAGTTACGGCTACTGA